The Methylobacterium currus genome contains a region encoding:
- a CDS encoding TAXI family TRAP transporter solute-binding subunit produces MTRRAALWLALLLPWTGPEAGAQPADPPPAAAPAPARPVRATSPKPRVQGSAPRESAEDVALGSHLNANTVAVISGTPGGTYFRMASDLAFVLDGVNDLRVLPVMGKGAGQNAYDLRYLRGIDIAFVRTDSLDQLRRDKRVGNAQSHIAYIARLFNDELHVVAPREITDIRQLAGRKVSFDVRGSGTDVSGRAMFAGLGLTVDAVNVDQPAALAMLERGEIAAMVSVAAKPVAVLAEFQPGDRFHLVDVPFAGGVTESYMPAELTHADYPLLAPEGNAVRTLAVGTILAAYNWPKGSERYSRIARFVDAFFSRYDAFLKAPRHPKWREVNLTAEVADWPRFPAAKDWLEHRSDPAPRVAAAPGEVAQFLAQRRNAGEVDRDQLYQEFLKWRDGRGR; encoded by the coding sequence ATGACCCGTCGCGCCGCGCTCTGGCTCGCCCTCCTGCTGCCCTGGACCGGCCCGGAGGCCGGCGCACAGCCCGCCGATCCCCCGCCCGCCGCCGCGCCGGCGCCGGCCCGGCCGGTCCGGGCGACTTCACCGAAGCCGCGGGTGCAGGGCTCCGCCCCGCGGGAGAGCGCCGAGGACGTGGCGCTCGGCAGCCATCTCAACGCCAACACCGTGGCGGTGATCTCGGGCACCCCCGGCGGCACCTATTTCCGTATGGCGAGCGACCTCGCCTTCGTGCTCGACGGCGTGAACGACCTGCGGGTGCTGCCGGTGATGGGGAAGGGCGCGGGGCAGAACGCCTACGACCTGCGCTACCTGCGCGGAATCGACATCGCCTTCGTGCGCACCGACTCCCTCGACCAGCTGCGCCGGGACAAGCGGGTCGGCAACGCCCAATCTCACATCGCCTATATCGCCCGTCTGTTCAACGACGAGTTGCACGTCGTCGCCCCGCGGGAGATCACCGACATCCGCCAGCTCGCCGGCCGGAAGGTGAGCTTCGACGTGCGCGGCAGCGGCACCGACGTGTCGGGCCGGGCGATGTTCGCGGGCCTCGGCCTGACCGTCGACGCGGTCAATGTCGACCAGCCGGCGGCGCTCGCCATGCTGGAGCGGGGTGAGATCGCCGCCATGGTCTCGGTGGCGGCCAAGCCCGTGGCGGTGCTGGCCGAGTTCCAGCCCGGCGACCGCTTCCACCTGGTCGACGTGCCCTTCGCGGGCGGCGTCACCGAGAGCTACATGCCGGCGGAGCTGACCCACGCCGATTATCCGCTCCTCGCGCCGGAGGGGAACGCGGTGCGCACCCTTGCGGTCGGCACCATCCTGGCGGCCTATAACTGGCCGAAGGGCAGCGAGCGCTACAGCCGCATCGCCCGCTTCGTCGATGCCTTCTTCAGCCGGTACGACGCCTTCCTGAAAGCTCCCCGGCACCCGAAATGGCGCGAGGTCAACCTGACCGCCGAGGTCGCCGACTGGCCCCGCTTCCCGGCGGCCAAGGATTGGCTGGAGCATCGCAGCGACCCCGCCCCGCGGGTCGCTGCGGCGCCCGGCGAGGTGGCGCAGTTCCTGGCCCAGCGCCGGAACGCGGGCGAGGTTGACCGCGACCAGCTCTATCAGGAGTTCCTGAAGTGGCGGGACGGGCGGGGGCGGTGA
- a CDS encoding glutamine amidotransferase, which translates to MPDALAIRHVQFEDLGAFAAPIAAAGYAIRIHEAGLEPLPQRDAEEADLLVVLGGPIGAAESDLYPFLADTVAVLRNRLAAGRPTLGLCLGAQLMALALGARVAPAPAKEIGWAPVTLTEAGRAGPLRHLDGVPVLHWHGDRFDLPPGAEGLAATPLCPHQAFALGRHALAFQFHPEADGGAFERWLIGHAVEIAGVPGLSVPALREEARRYGPAAGEAGRRCLAAWLADLGRRP; encoded by the coding sequence ATGCCCGATGCCTTGGCGATCCGTCACGTCCAATTCGAGGATCTCGGCGCCTTCGCCGCCCCGATCGCGGCGGCCGGCTACGCAATCCGCATCCACGAGGCCGGGCTCGAACCGCTGCCGCAGCGCGACGCCGAGGAGGCCGACCTGCTGGTGGTCCTCGGCGGCCCGATCGGTGCGGCGGAGAGCGACCTCTACCCGTTCCTGGCCGATACGGTCGCGGTGCTGCGGAACCGGCTCGCCGCGGGCCGGCCGACGCTCGGCCTGTGCCTCGGAGCCCAGCTGATGGCGCTGGCCCTGGGCGCCCGCGTCGCGCCGGCCCCCGCCAAGGAGATCGGCTGGGCTCCGGTGACGCTGACCGAGGCCGGCCGCGCCGGGCCGCTGCGCCACCTCGACGGCGTGCCGGTGCTGCATTGGCACGGTGACAGGTTCGACCTTCCGCCCGGGGCCGAAGGGCTGGCGGCGACGCCGCTCTGCCCCCACCAGGCCTTCGCGCTCGGCCGCCACGCCCTCGCCTTCCAGTTCCATCCCGAAGCGGATGGCGGCGCGTTCGAGCGCTGGCTGATCGGGCACGCGGTGGAGATCGCGGGCGTGCCCGGCCTCTCGGTCCCGGCCCTGCGGGAAGAGGCCCGCCGGTACGGGCCGGCGGCGGGCGAGGCGGGACGGCGCTGCCTCGCCGCCTGGCTCGCCGATCTCGGGCGCCGGCCGTGA
- the ureG gene encoding urease accessory protein UreG: MTSSHGPGSRHGPSSTHGPSSTHGPLRVGIGGPVGSGKTALMEGLCKALRERYDLCAITNDIYTKEDARLLTVAGALPEERIMGVETGGCPHTAIREDASINLAAVAEMRRRFPALDLVLLESGGDNLAATFSPELADLTIYVIDVAGGEKIPRKGGPGITRSDLLVINKTDLAPLVGADLGVMEEDTKRMRGQRPYVFASLRHGDGVEVVARFVVEAGGL, translated from the coding sequence ATGACCTCCAGCCACGGCCCCGGTTCCAGGCACGGCCCCAGTTCCACCCATGGTCCCAGTTCTACCCATGGTCCTTTGCGGGTCGGTATCGGCGGCCCGGTCGGGTCGGGCAAGACCGCCCTGATGGAGGGCCTGTGCAAGGCCCTGCGCGAGCGCTACGACCTCTGCGCCATCACCAACGACATCTACACCAAGGAGGATGCGCGCCTCCTCACCGTGGCCGGCGCCCTGCCGGAGGAGCGCATCATGGGCGTCGAGACCGGTGGCTGCCCCCATACGGCGATCCGCGAGGACGCCTCGATCAACCTCGCGGCGGTGGCGGAGATGCGCCGCCGATTCCCGGCCCTCGACCTGGTGCTGCTCGAATCCGGCGGCGACAACCTCGCGGCCACCTTCTCGCCGGAACTCGCCGACCTGACGATCTACGTCATCGACGTGGCGGGCGGCGAGAAGATCCCGCGGAAAGGGGGGCCCGGCATCACCCGCTCGGACCTCCTCGTCATCAACAAGACCGACCTCGCGCCCCTCGTCGGCGCCGATCTCGGGGTGATGGAGGAGGATACGAAGCGGATGCGGGGCCAGCGCCCCTACGTGTTCGCGTCCCTGCGCCATGGCGACGGCGTCGAGGTGGTGGCGCGGTTCGTGGTGGAGGCCGGGGGGCTTTAG
- a CDS encoding alpha/beta fold hydrolase, with translation MSDCDFVRRMIEIGDPSGGRLAALEFGPAERPLDALLLHANGFNARTYRSLLAPLADWHVLAYDHRGHGRTTLPAEPAGRTDWQDVTDDLIALLDRLDAPPLVLIGHSMGGTASLLAAAERPERVRRLVLLDPVIQPPERRGEGHAGLAEGALKRRSDFPSREAALAAYRGRGAFRTWPEAPLADYVADGFRDGPDGVTLACTGAWEASSYLAQGHDPWGALARLSCPADILRAESGSTCALAESRGSVEVETVPGTTHFLPFEAPERVRAAIRRAVAVP, from the coding sequence GTGAGCGACTGCGATTTCGTGCGGCGGATGATCGAGATCGGCGACCCGTCCGGCGGGCGCCTCGCCGCCCTGGAGTTCGGGCCGGCCGAGCGGCCCCTCGACGCGCTCCTGCTGCACGCCAACGGGTTCAACGCCCGCACCTATCGCAGCCTGCTGGCGCCGCTCGCCGATTGGCACGTGCTGGCCTACGACCATCGCGGCCACGGCCGCACCACCCTGCCGGCGGAGCCCGCCGGGCGGACCGACTGGCAGGACGTCACGGACGACCTGATCGCCCTCCTCGACCGGCTCGACGCACCGCCCCTCGTGCTGATCGGCCACTCGATGGGCGGCACCGCCTCGCTGCTCGCCGCGGCCGAGCGTCCGGAGCGGGTGCGCCGCCTCGTGCTCCTCGATCCGGTGATCCAGCCGCCCGAGCGACGCGGCGAGGGCCATGCCGGCCTCGCCGAGGGCGCCCTGAAGCGGCGCAGCGACTTCCCGTCCCGGGAGGCGGCGCTCGCCGCCTATCGCGGGCGCGGCGCGTTCCGGACCTGGCCGGAAGCCCCGCTCGCCGACTACGTGGCGGACGGATTTCGCGATGGTCCGGACGGCGTGACCCTCGCCTGCACCGGGGCCTGGGAGGCGTCGAGCTACCTGGCGCAGGGGCATGACCCCTGGGGCGCGCTCGCCCGCCTGTCCTGCCCGGCGGACATTCTGCGGGCCGAGTCCGGCAGCACCTGCGCGCTCGCGGAGAGCCGCGGATCGGTCGAGGTCGAGACGGTGCCGGGCACCACCCATTTCCTGCCCTTCGAGGCTCCCGAGCGGGTCCGGGCCGCGATCCGGCGCGCCGTCGCGGTGCCCTGA
- a CDS encoding branched-chain amino acid ABC transporter permease, translating to MPTILGVPMQALFGQLLLGLINGSFYAILSLGLAIIFGLLNIINFTHGAQYMMGAFVAWMLLNYAGLGYWWALILAPIVVGIFGVILERLLISRLYKLDHLYGLLLTFGLALIIQGLFRNEYGVSGLPYAIPSELSGGQRLPFMFLPNYRGWVVVASLVVCIATWLVIEKTKLGAYLRAATENPTLVQAFGVNVPLLLTLTYGFGVALAAFAGVLAAPVYSVNPNMGADIIIVVFAVVVIGGMGSILGSIVTGFTLGLIEGLTKVFYPEASSTVIFVIMVLVLLVKPAGLFGRTA from the coding sequence ATGCCCACGATCCTCGGCGTCCCCATGCAGGCGCTCTTCGGCCAGCTCCTGCTCGGCCTCATCAACGGCTCGTTCTACGCCATCCTGTCGCTCGGGCTGGCGATCATCTTCGGGCTGTTGAACATCATCAACTTCACCCACGGTGCCCAGTACATGATGGGCGCCTTCGTCGCCTGGATGCTGCTGAACTACGCCGGCCTCGGCTACTGGTGGGCGCTGATCCTGGCGCCGATCGTGGTCGGCATCTTCGGGGTGATCCTGGAGCGGCTCTTGATCTCGCGGCTCTACAAGCTCGATCACCTCTACGGCCTGCTCCTCACCTTCGGCCTGGCGCTGATCATCCAGGGCCTGTTCCGCAACGAGTACGGCGTGTCGGGCCTGCCCTACGCGATCCCGTCCGAGCTGTCGGGCGGCCAGCGCCTGCCCTTCATGTTCCTGCCGAACTACCGCGGCTGGGTCGTGGTCGCCTCGCTCGTCGTCTGCATCGCCACCTGGCTCGTGATCGAGAAGACCAAGCTCGGAGCCTATCTCCGCGCCGCCACCGAGAACCCGACCCTGGTCCAGGCCTTCGGGGTGAACGTGCCGCTGCTGCTGACGCTCACCTACGGCTTCGGCGTGGCGCTCGCCGCCTTCGCGGGCGTGCTCGCCGCCCCGGTCTACTCGGTGAACCCGAACATGGGCGCCGACATCATCATCGTGGTGTTCGCGGTCGTGGTGATCGGCGGCATGGGGTCGATCCTCGGCTCGATCGTCACCGGCTTCACCCTCGGGCTGATCGAGGGCCTGACCAAGGTGTTCTACCCGGAAGCCTCCTCGACCGTGATCTTCGTCATCATGGTGCTGGTGCTGCTGGTGAAGCCCGCCGGCCTGTTCGGCCGCACCGCCTGA
- a CDS encoding MFS transporter, with product MTRDSSLAAPAEAPAEAYWRRNLAVCVFGSFTTIVAMTLLLPFLPLYVEELGVKDQAAIVQWSGVAFGATFFSAALVAPLWGRLADLYGRKLMLIRASLGMAVAMSLIGLAGNVWQLVGLRLLAGLLGGYASGSTVLVATQTPKDRSAWALGTLASGIMAGNLVGPLIGGVLPPLIGIRATFFAAGGVIFLAFLATLVLIREEPRPPRSARAGGGFASIPDKGPALAMLATGMLLMLAVMSVEPIITVYVAELAPDPARVTLIAGLAMSATALGSILSAPRLGRLADRIGPWTVITASLTASALLLVPQALVTSEWQLVGLRFLMGLALGGLLPCIASVIRHSVPDRVAGTMLGYSTSSQYVGQVLGPLLGGFVGGHIGMRAVFLGTAVLMALGAAGTALARPKGLRA from the coding sequence ATGACCCGCGACAGCAGCCTCGCGGCTCCGGCCGAGGCGCCGGCGGAGGCCTATTGGCGGCGCAACCTCGCGGTCTGCGTGTTCGGTTCGTTCACCACCATCGTGGCGATGACGCTGCTGCTGCCGTTCCTGCCGCTCTACGTCGAGGAACTCGGCGTCAAGGACCAGGCGGCGATCGTCCAATGGTCCGGCGTGGCGTTCGGCGCCACCTTCTTCAGCGCCGCCCTGGTGGCGCCGCTCTGGGGGCGGCTCGCCGACCTCTACGGCCGCAAGCTGATGCTGATCCGGGCGAGCCTCGGCATGGCGGTGGCCATGTCGCTGATCGGCCTCGCCGGCAATGTCTGGCAGCTCGTGGGCTTGCGGCTGCTCGCCGGGCTGCTGGGCGGCTACGCCTCCGGCTCGACGGTGCTGGTGGCGACGCAGACGCCGAAGGACCGCTCGGCCTGGGCGCTCGGCACGCTGGCGTCCGGCATCATGGCGGGCAACCTCGTCGGGCCCCTGATCGGCGGGGTGCTGCCGCCGTTGATCGGCATCCGCGCCACGTTCTTTGCCGCCGGCGGAGTGATCTTCCTCGCCTTCCTGGCGACGCTCGTCCTGATCCGCGAGGAGCCGCGCCCGCCGCGCTCCGCCCGGGCCGGCGGCGGCTTCGCCAGCATCCCGGACAAGGGCCCGGCGCTCGCCATGCTGGCGACCGGCATGCTGCTGATGCTGGCCGTGATGTCGGTCGAGCCGATCATCACCGTCTACGTCGCCGAGCTGGCGCCCGATCCCGCCCGGGTCACCCTGATCGCGGGCCTGGCGATGTCGGCGACCGCCTTGGGCAGCATCCTGTCGGCGCCGCGGCTCGGGCGCCTCGCCGACCGTATCGGCCCCTGGACCGTCATCACGGCGAGCCTGACCGCCTCGGCCCTGCTCCTCGTGCCGCAGGCCCTGGTGACGAGCGAGTGGCAGCTCGTGGGCTTGCGCTTCCTGATGGGCCTGGCCCTCGGGGGACTCCTGCCCTGCATCGCCAGCGTCATCCGCCATTCCGTGCCCGACCGGGTGGCCGGGACGATGCTCGGCTATTCCACCTCGTCGCAATATGTCGGACAGGTGCTGGGGCCGCTGCTGGGCGGCTTCGTGGGCGGGCATATCGGCATGCGGGCGGTCTTCCTCGGCACGGCCGTGCTGATGGCTTTGGGCGCCGCCGGCACCGCCCTGGCGCGACCGAAGGGGTTGAGGGCGTGA
- a CDS encoding branched-chain amino acid ABC transporter permease, with product MSSAAASTDATPIAAVMPEGRDAKTFHRLVFVIIAVLLAVLPFLLYPVFLMKVLCFALFALAFNLLLGYGGLLSFGHAAYFGMASYVTAYAAKVWGLTPELAILGGTLVAALLGLVFGALAIRRQGIYFSMITLALAQMVFFFSLQAKFTGGEDGIQAVPRGNLFGVISLADDRVLYALVAVIFFLGLLLIYRIIHSPFGQVLKAIRDNEPRAISLGYRANQYKLAVFVLSTTLAGLAGSTKAIVFQLASLTDVHWSMSGEVVLMTLVGGMGTVFGPILGSFVIIAMENYLAQFGAWVTIIQGFVFVICVLVFREGILGLVARTLRRPL from the coding sequence ATGTCCTCCGCCGCGGCGTCCACCGACGCCACCCCGATCGCCGCCGTCATGCCCGAGGGCCGCGACGCCAAGACGTTCCACCGCCTCGTCTTCGTCATCATCGCGGTCCTGCTCGCGGTGCTGCCCTTCCTGCTCTATCCCGTCTTCCTGATGAAGGTGCTGTGCTTCGCGCTGTTCGCGCTGGCCTTCAACCTGCTGCTGGGCTACGGGGGCCTCCTGTCCTTCGGCCACGCCGCCTATTTCGGCATGGCGAGCTACGTCACCGCCTACGCCGCCAAGGTCTGGGGCCTGACCCCGGAGCTCGCCATCCTCGGCGGCACCCTGGTGGCGGCTTTGCTCGGCCTCGTCTTCGGCGCGCTCGCCATCCGCCGCCAGGGCATCTACTTCTCGATGATCACCCTGGCGCTGGCCCAGATGGTGTTCTTCTTCTCGCTCCAGGCGAAGTTCACCGGCGGCGAGGACGGCATCCAGGCGGTGCCGCGCGGCAACCTGTTCGGCGTCATCAGCCTTGCCGACGACCGGGTGCTCTACGCGCTCGTGGCGGTGATCTTCTTCCTCGGGCTCCTCCTGATCTACCGCATCATCCACTCGCCGTTCGGCCAGGTGCTGAAGGCGATCCGCGACAACGAGCCCCGCGCCATCTCGCTCGGTTACCGCGCCAACCAGTACAAGCTCGCGGTCTTCGTGCTCTCGACCACGCTGGCGGGGTTGGCCGGATCGACCAAGGCGATCGTGTTCCAGCTCGCCTCGCTCACCGACGTGCACTGGTCGATGTCGGGCGAGGTGGTGCTGATGACGCTGGTCGGCGGCATGGGCACGGTGTTCGGCCCGATCCTCGGCTCCTTCGTCATCATCGCGATGGAGAACTACCTGGCCCAGTTCGGCGCCTGGGTGACGATCATCCAGGGCTTCGTGTTCGTGATCTGCGTGCTGGTGTTCCGCGAGGGCATTCTCGGCCTCGTCGCCCGGACGCTGAGGCGGCCGCTCTGA
- a CDS encoding MOSC domain-containing protein, with translation MTGVGIAAVLVGGLAPLGRSGAFSGIAKAPVDGPVRIGPLGLAGDAQADRRHHGGPEKAVHHYAFDHYASWADTLPAPGPAVLGAPGAFGENLSSTGLTEATICVGDLWRAGTALLQVSQARQPCWKLDHRFGVPGMARRVQASGRTGWYYRVIEPGAVAAGETLRLIDRPCPDWPLARLLRAFYVDRLDRDVLAGIAGLALLSPSWRELAARRLESGTVEAWRPRLDGPGPGAG, from the coding sequence GTGACGGGCGTCGGAATCGCGGCCGTTCTGGTCGGGGGCCTCGCGCCGCTCGGCCGGTCCGGCGCGTTCAGCGGGATCGCCAAGGCACCGGTCGACGGGCCGGTACGGATCGGCCCGCTAGGCCTTGCGGGCGACGCGCAGGCCGATCGGCGGCACCATGGCGGGCCGGAGAAGGCCGTCCACCACTACGCCTTCGACCATTACGCCTCCTGGGCCGACACCCTCCCGGCGCCGGGCCCGGCGGTGCTGGGCGCACCCGGCGCGTTCGGCGAGAACCTGTCGAGCACCGGCCTCACCGAGGCGACGATCTGCGTCGGCGACCTGTGGCGGGCCGGGACGGCCTTGCTCCAGGTCAGCCAGGCGCGCCAGCCGTGCTGGAAGCTCGATCACCGCTTCGGCGTGCCCGGAATGGCGCGCCGGGTCCAGGCGAGCGGACGGACCGGCTGGTACTACCGGGTGATCGAGCCCGGCGCGGTCGCGGCCGGCGAGACCCTGCGCTTGATCGATCGTCCCTGCCCGGACTGGCCGCTCGCCCGGCTCCTGCGGGCCTTCTACGTCGACCGGCTGGACCGGGATGTCCTGGCGGGCATCGCCGGGCTCGCGCTCCTGTCGCCGTCCTGGCGCGAGCTGGCGGCGCGGCGCCTGGAAAGCGGCACGGTCGAGGCATGGCGGCCCCGCCTGGACGGGCCGGGCCCGGGTGCCGGGTGA
- a CDS encoding amidohydrolase: MDNRNAVWRQVDAHKDRLIALSDEVWGTPEVCYTEERSAAAHAAELRHQGFRVTEGAAGIPTAVIGEAGEGGPVIAFLGEYDALPGLSQEAGVAAHAPIEAGGHGHGCGHNLLGSAALLAATAVKDWLAETGLPGRVRYYGCPAEEGGAAKAFMVREGLFADADAAVTWHPSSFWEVSPPLSLANTRADFVFTGRAAHAAAAPHLGRSALDAVELMNVGVNYMREHMPSDARVHYALLDTGGIAPNVVQAHARVRYSIRARDLPGMRDLVARVRKIAEGAALMTETTMEMRIVSAVSNLVGNTPLEEALHGVMEDLGAPHFDEADRAFAKEIQGTLTPQDIAAVYRTIGLPVTDAPLADFLVPLDARRNPAIGSTDVGDVSWVVPTVQAHAPTVAVGTPFHTWQVVAQGKVPAAHKAMVQVAKAMAALGARLATDAALREAAKADLKARTGPEGYVSPLPAEVQPPLTMSVG; the protein is encoded by the coding sequence ATGGACAACCGCAACGCCGTCTGGCGCCAGGTCGACGCGCACAAGGACCGGCTCATCGCCCTCTCCGACGAGGTCTGGGGCACGCCGGAGGTCTGCTATACGGAAGAGCGCTCGGCAGCCGCCCACGCGGCCGAGCTGCGCCACCAGGGCTTTCGCGTGACGGAGGGTGCGGCCGGCATCCCGACCGCGGTCATCGGCGAGGCCGGGGAGGGCGGTCCGGTCATCGCGTTCCTGGGCGAGTACGACGCGCTGCCGGGCCTGAGCCAGGAGGCGGGCGTCGCGGCCCATGCCCCGATCGAGGCCGGCGGCCACGGCCATGGCTGCGGGCACAACCTGCTCGGCTCGGCGGCACTCCTGGCCGCCACGGCGGTGAAGGACTGGCTCGCCGAGACCGGATTGCCGGGCCGCGTGCGCTATTACGGCTGCCCGGCCGAGGAAGGCGGCGCCGCCAAGGCCTTCATGGTGCGCGAGGGCCTGTTCGCGGATGCGGACGCTGCCGTGACCTGGCACCCGTCGAGCTTCTGGGAGGTCTCGCCGCCGCTCTCGCTCGCCAACACCCGGGCCGATTTCGTGTTCACCGGCCGCGCCGCGCACGCGGCGGCCGCCCCGCATCTCGGGCGTTCGGCCCTCGATGCGGTCGAGCTGATGAATGTCGGCGTCAACTACATGCGCGAGCACATGCCGAGCGACGCGCGGGTGCACTACGCGCTCCTCGATACCGGCGGCATCGCCCCGAACGTCGTCCAGGCCCATGCCCGGGTGCGCTACTCGATTCGCGCCCGCGACCTGCCCGGCATGCGCGACCTCGTCGCCCGCGTCCGCAAGATCGCCGAAGGCGCCGCGCTGATGACCGAGACCACCATGGAGATGCGCATCGTCAGCGCGGTCTCGAACCTCGTCGGCAACACGCCGCTGGAGGAGGCGCTCCACGGGGTGATGGAGGATCTCGGTGCGCCGCATTTCGACGAGGCCGACCGTGCCTTCGCCAAGGAGATCCAGGGCACGCTGACGCCGCAGGACATCGCGGCGGTCTACCGTACCATCGGGCTGCCGGTGACTGATGCGCCGCTCGCCGATTTCCTGGTGCCCCTCGACGCCCGCCGCAACCCGGCGATCGGATCGACCGATGTCGGCGACGTGAGCTGGGTGGTGCCGACGGTGCAGGCCCACGCCCCGACGGTGGCGGTCGGCACGCCGTTCCACACCTGGCAGGTGGTGGCGCAAGGAAAGGTCCCCGCCGCCCACAAGGCGATGGTGCAGGTGGCCAAGGCCATGGCGGCGCTCGGTGCCCGGCTCGCCACGGATGCGGCCCTGCGCGAGGCCGCCAAGGCGGACCTGAAGGCCCGCACGGGTCCGGAGGGCTACGTCTCGCCCCTGCCGGCGGAGGTGCAGCCACCCTTGACGATGTCGGTGGGCTGA
- a CDS encoding tRNA-binding protein codes for MDQTQPPAPIAIDDFLKLDVRVGTIVEAAPIPQARRPAYRLVIDLGEAIGQKKSSAQVTVHYTPETLVGRQVLCVVNLPPRQVGPVRSEVLTLGLPDAEGAVVLIAPERPVPNGGRLY; via the coding sequence ATGGACCAGACCCAGCCGCCGGCCCCGATCGCCATCGACGACTTCCTGAAGCTCGACGTGCGGGTCGGCACCATCGTCGAGGCGGCGCCGATCCCGCAGGCGCGCCGGCCGGCCTACCGCCTCGTCATCGATCTCGGCGAGGCGATCGGCCAGAAGAAATCCTCCGCCCAGGTGACGGTGCACTACACCCCCGAAACCCTGGTCGGCCGGCAGGTGCTCTGCGTCGTCAACCTGCCGCCGCGCCAGGTCGGCCCGGTGCGCTCCGAGGTGCTGACCCTCGGGCTGCCGGACGCGGAGGGCGCGGTGGTGCTGATCGCGCCCGAGCGGCCGGTGCCGAATGGCGGGCGGCTGTACTGA
- a CDS encoding helix-turn-helix domain-containing protein: MSRILAVATRALARHSGGMTVVANRIRALRRRRGLTVEALAAAVGIHKGHLSRIERGEKVPSVATLEALALALGARTAELFGETATEADILVVRRTERAVMRDGAYAVQAVLPGAAGRSAALYVVEPGEDFLRHDRPAHDGQEIAYILEGEVELAIADRVIALGPGDCATYDGGLPHRLRRRGPGPASVLVVIAG, from the coding sequence TTGTCCAGGATCCTGGCCGTTGCCACGCGGGCGCTCGCGCGGCACTCCGGCGGCATGACCGTCGTCGCCAACCGCATCCGGGCCCTGCGCCGCCGCCGCGGCCTCACCGTCGAGGCCCTGGCCGCCGCTGTCGGCATTCACAAGGGGCACCTCTCGCGCATCGAGCGCGGCGAGAAGGTCCCCTCCGTGGCGACCCTGGAGGCGCTCGCCCTGGCCCTCGGCGCCCGTACCGCCGAGCTGTTCGGCGAGACGGCGACGGAAGCCGACATCCTGGTGGTGCGGCGGACCGAGCGCGCCGTGATGCGCGACGGCGCCTACGCGGTTCAGGCTGTGCTGCCGGGTGCGGCCGGGCGCAGCGCCGCACTCTACGTCGTCGAGCCGGGCGAGGACTTTTTGCGCCATGACCGGCCGGCCCATGACGGCCAGGAGATCGCCTACATTCTGGAAGGCGAGGTCGAGCTTGCGATCGCCGATCGGGTGATCGCCCTGGGACCGGGCGACTGCGCCACCTATGACGGCGGCCTGCCCCACCGGCTCCGCCGGCGCGGACCGGGCCCGGCCTCGGTCCTGGTCGTCATCGCCGGCTGA